From Ignisphaera aggregans DSM 17230, the proteins below share one genomic window:
- a CDS encoding Beta propeller domain (COGs: COG4880 Secreted protein containing C-terminal beta-propeller domain distantly related to WD-40 repeats~InterPro IPR019198~KEGG: tpe:Tpen_1498 hypothetical protein~PFAM: Beta propeller domain~SPTR: A1S0B5 Putative uncharacterized protein~PFAM: Beta propeller domain): MSKSFYYTLGIIALILGIITPITLRIYYPTPEKTITILQTTILPTPTTVTIDQGITRTITTEITVTSTPSPSMQIESCSIGQGAIATSTPYTIARKSEVLLEPLEGVQTFNNYDELISFLSRASNILNTYIPYGLPVLFAADVRVVPLSLPAPLPASAKVSGEVGSSRVSSTNIQVEGVDELDIVKTNGRIIAVASSNKVFIADVAGKRVASVIDIGNENIRGLFLVDNRLVVIAETSVVRPMAIALDVSRQMVIPSGISNTSILIYSIDDMYSPELLSKYSITGYVLSARAINSYVYIVTQLSLSRDQIIIPLVNGVPIPVKSIGIVDPLPNYYTNIMAINIESLNASTYSFLTGSSSWMYMSLERLYIAKGESYDIPRAYIEFFKIAIKYLPEDIAKEIGKALDEGNITRCYELFTKYVSSLDSEKRTELIKSLERELESIRFSQLTKFYVFNVDGIKIEYRGSFSVPGVLLDQFAMEELDGYFIVATTSTNMSIKMNIYEEPIITQVAKEAIVIECSRDICVTRTLTPSVAKEEKTRSGQINIYVYMAPVGETRNNVYTIRLKDLSIAGRLEGLAQGERIYAARLIKNTFFLVTFRQIDPLFAIDLTDPEQPKVLGYLKIPGFSEYLHPIDRDRLLGIGVENNGLKISLFDISDPTKMYVVSEIKIPDSWSPVFGDHHAFTIDPDYKTFYIPISWYYGGSGIIAIGYGGDMLKLKKILDHEDAVRVIYIGNETFTISPSSIKIFDTETLEEIGIIVLQ; the protein is encoded by the coding sequence AATCGTTTTACTATACACTAGGAATAATAGCATTGATACTAGGAATCATAACACCAATAACACTAAGAATATACTATCCAACACCAGAGAAAACAATAACAATACTCCAAACAACAATCTTACCAACACCAACAACAGTAACAATAGATCAAGGCATAACAAGAACAATTACAACAGAGATCACTGTGACCAGCACTCCATCGCCAAGTATGCAAATAGAAAGCTGTTCCATTGGGCAAGGAGCTATTGCAACTAGTACTCCATATACAATAGCTAGAAAAAGCGAAGTATTGTTAGAGCCATTAGAGGGGGTTCAAACATTTAACAACTACGATGAACTAATAAGCTTTCTGTCAAGAGCATCAAATATACTAAATACATATATTCCATATGGCCTACCTGTTCTTTTTGCTGCTGATGTTCGTGTAGTTCCATTATCACTACCTGCACCACTACCCGCTTCAGCTAAAGTCTCAGGAGAAGTTGGGTCTTCAAGAGTTTCATCTACAAATATACAGGTTGAGGGTGTTGATGAGCTAGATATTGTTAAGACTAATGGTAGGATAATAGCTGTTGCATCATCTAATAAGGTGTTTATAGCTGATGTTGCTGGAAAGAGGGTTGCTAGTGTGATAGATATTGGTAATGAGAATATCAGGGGATTATTCTTAGTTGATAATAGGCTTGTTGTTATAGCTGAAACCTCTGTTGTTAGACCTATGGCTATAGCTCTAGATGTTAGTAGACAGATGGTTATTCCTTCAGGTATTTCAAATACATCTATCCTTATATATAGTATAGATGATATGTATAGTCCAGAACTACTATCGAAATACTCTATAACTGGTTATGTATTGAGTGCAAGAGCCATCAATAGCTATGTGTATATAGTAACACAATTGTCGTTATCTAGGGATCAGATAATTATTCCTCTAGTTAATGGAGTTCCAATACCTGTTAAGAGTATAGGTATTGTAGATCCTCTGCCAAATTACTATACAAATATAATGGCTATCAATATAGAGTCTCTAAATGCATCTACATATTCATTTCTAACAGGATCTAGTAGCTGGATGTATATGTCTTTAGAAAGACTCTATATAGCTAAGGGGGAGAGCTATGATATTCCAAGAGCATATATAGAGTTTTTCAAAATAGCTATAAAATATCTGCCAGAGGATATAGCTAAGGAGATTGGTAAAGCTCTTGATGAAGGAAATATAACTAGATGTTATGAACTATTCACCAAATATGTCTCATCATTGGATTCTGAGAAGAGGACAGAACTTATAAAATCATTAGAAAGGGAGTTAGAATCAATAAGATTTTCACAGTTAACAAAATTCTATGTATTTAATGTTGATGGGATAAAGATAGAATATAGAGGAAGCTTTAGTGTGCCAGGAGTACTACTAGATCAGTTTGCTATGGAGGAATTAGATGGATATTTCATAGTTGCAACAACATCTACAAATATGAGTATCAAGATGAATATATATGAAGAACCTATTATTACTCAGGTCGCTAAGGAGGCTATTGTTATAGAGTGTTCTAGGGATATATGTGTAACACGCACATTAACACCATCTGTAGCTAAGGAGGAGAAGACTAGAAGTGGTCAGATAAATATCTATGTATATATGGCTCCAGTTGGTGAGACCAGAAATAATGTGTATACCATAAGGCTTAAGGATCTTAGTATAGCTGGGAGATTAGAGGGGCTGGCACAGGGTGAGAGAATATATGCAGCTAGACTCATTAAGAATACATTCTTCCTAGTAACATTTAGACAGATAGATCCTCTATTTGCAATAGATCTAACAGATCCTGAGCAACCAAAGGTTCTAGGCTATCTAAAGATACCTGGATTTAGTGAATATCTCCATCCAATAGATAGAGATAGATTGCTTGGAATAGGTGTAGAGAATAATGGGCTAAAAATCTCTCTATTCGATATATCTGATCCAACTAAGATGTATGTAGTTTCAGAGATAAAAATACCAGATAGCTGGAGTCCTGTGTTTGGCGATCACCATGCATTTACTATAGATCCTGACTACAAAACATTTTACATACCTATATCGTGGTACTATGGAGGATCGGGAATAATAGCTATTGGTTATGGAGGAGATATGCTGAAGCTGAAGAAGATTCTAGATCATGAAGATGCTGTGAGAGTTATCTACATAGGTAATGAGACTTTCACAATATCGCCAAGCTCTATAAAGATTTTTGATACAGAAACTCTTGAAGAAATAGGAATAATAGTATTACAGTAA
- a CDS encoding ABC-type Na+ efflux pump permease component-like protein (COGs: COG1668 ABC-type Na+ efflux pump permease component~KEGG: smr:Smar_0168 ABC-type Na+ efflux pump permease component-like protein~SPTR: A3DKX1 ABC-type Na+ efflux pump permease component-like protein) encodes MTAFWLFVKKELKSVARDPKILIAMLIVPLIMIGILYGVTIYGVRQQVEQAVRESGSVSVIDIDNDIYSRDFIDYLRSIGVYVVNVDPSYINNISRVFELTNTKILYVIPKGFSSNISRNIQAKIVTYISFSALTIGESSLIESASRLVESYSKKVLQSIVTERNLSYNFISRPIDIESYGFIGSQRVSNPSMFMGVITVSTIFVPLIVLMLVIMASQIVVTSMAIEKEERMFETLLTLPISRMSIVWAKIFVSLVIGLIYMLAYGLLLFSYTFGMINIGLEQQQQISTPTLPPTLYPSIALNISGAAILILAIAILLGSLAQDVRTAQALLGNVMGPLVILIYIPMFIDITSSSTSRLVVSLIPIANTVFLPKLVLLGDNTSLIAASISNIFYGLAVFLVIRRIVNSETIFTLKIGRPRIMR; translated from the coding sequence GATCCAAAGATACTTATAGCAATGCTTATAGTACCTCTAATCATGATTGGAATACTATATGGTGTTACAATATATGGTGTTAGGCAACAGGTTGAACAGGCTGTTAGGGAGAGTGGTAGTGTAAGTGTTATTGATATTGATAACGATATATATTCCAGGGATTTTATAGATTATCTGAGGAGTATTGGTGTATATGTAGTAAATGTTGATCCTAGCTATATAAATAATATTTCAAGAGTTTTTGAATTAACTAATACTAAGATACTATATGTTATTCCAAAGGGATTTAGTAGCAATATCTCTAGAAATATACAGGCAAAGATTGTGACATATATATCCTTCTCAGCTCTAACAATAGGTGAATCTAGTCTTATAGAGAGTGCTTCTAGATTGGTAGAGAGCTATTCGAAAAAGGTATTACAGAGTATAGTTACAGAGAGAAATCTCTCCTATAACTTTATATCTAGGCCCATAGATATAGAGTCATATGGATTTATTGGTAGTCAGAGGGTTTCAAATCCATCAATGTTTATGGGAGTTATAACTGTTTCAACAATATTTGTACCATTGATAGTGCTAATGTTAGTTATAATGGCTTCACAAATAGTTGTTACTAGTATGGCTATAGAGAAGGAGGAGAGAATGTTTGAAACACTACTAACATTGCCAATAAGTAGAATGAGTATAGTATGGGCAAAGATCTTTGTATCACTAGTCATAGGACTTATATATATGCTTGCATACGGATTACTACTATTCTCATATACATTTGGGATGATAAATATTGGGTTAGAACAACAGCAACAGATATCCACACCAACACTACCACCAACACTATACCCAAGTATTGCACTAAATATATCTGGAGCTGCAATACTTATTCTAGCAATAGCTATACTCCTAGGCTCTCTTGCACAAGATGTAAGAACAGCACAAGCACTCCTAGGAAATGTTATGGGTCCTCTAGTCATATTGATATACATACCTATGTTCATAGATATTACATCATCATCAACATCAAGACTAGTAGTATCACTAATACCTATAGCCAATACAGTATTCCTACCAAAACTTGTACTCTTAGGAGATAATACATCACTTATTGCTGCATCTATATCAAATATATTCTATGGATTAGCTGTATTCCTAGTAATTAGAAGGATAGTCAATAGTGAAACTATATTCACACTAAAGATAGGTAGACCAAGGATAATGAGGTAG